One Acutalibacter muris DNA window includes the following coding sequences:
- a CDS encoding MATE family efflux transporter, with protein MAGRLSSLFQAQDMTVGSPTRNLVRFSVPLLIGNMAQQLYSTVDSIVVGNYVGDSALAAIGASGPVINLLLVLFMGVSVGASVMASQYFGAKERDSLSQTIGTTITATLVCTIFVMILGPIITRPVMSMLDTPKDIFDMACDYMLILFLGFIGSAFYNVISGVLRGLGDSIMPLVFLLTACILNIGLDIWFVAGFKMGVAGAAWATIVSQFISGVLCMVRLLKMREHFTVTLRTLWPKVSFVKRLCKLGLPSGLTQAIFSLAMIVVQNLTNSFGTAVLAANTVVMRVDGFAMMPNFTFGSAMTTYTGQNMGAGRLDRTEKGAKSGLIMGVSVSVVLVGLILLFGKYLMLMFTDTPEVIRLGQQMLNTLAVGYIAMSVTQILSGVMRGAGDTMTPMWISFITTVIVRVPVAYGLEFLTRPEGGAMGSGEPTPLFLSLLISWVVGAVLTTIAYLRGKWKKKAITEKAMED; from the coding sequence ATGGCAGGAAGGCTCTCCTCGCTGTTCCAGGCCCAGGACATGACGGTGGGCAGCCCCACAAGAAACCTGGTGCGCTTTTCGGTGCCGCTGCTTATCGGCAATATGGCCCAGCAGCTTTACAGCACGGTGGACTCCATCGTAGTGGGCAACTATGTGGGCGACAGCGCCCTTGCGGCAATCGGGGCCAGCGGGCCGGTTATAAACCTTCTGCTGGTGCTGTTTATGGGCGTTTCCGTGGGCGCGAGTGTCATGGCGTCCCAGTATTTCGGGGCCAAGGAGCGGGACTCCCTTTCACAGACCATCGGCACCACCATCACCGCCACCCTGGTGTGCACGATTTTTGTGATGATACTGGGTCCGATAATCACAAGGCCCGTGATGTCCATGCTGGACACCCCGAAGGATATCTTTGACATGGCCTGCGACTATATGCTTATACTGTTCCTGGGCTTTATCGGCAGCGCCTTTTATAACGTCATCTCAGGAGTGCTCAGGGGCCTTGGGGATTCCATCATGCCCCTGGTGTTCCTTTTGACGGCCTGCATACTGAACATAGGCCTTGATATCTGGTTCGTGGCGGGCTTTAAGATGGGCGTGGCCGGGGCGGCCTGGGCCACTATAGTGTCACAGTTCATCTCTGGGGTGCTGTGCATGGTGCGGCTTCTGAAGATGAGGGAGCATTTCACCGTGACCCTTAGGACCCTCTGGCCAAAGGTCTCGTTTGTAAAGCGCCTGTGCAAGCTGGGGCTCCCGAGCGGCCTTACGCAGGCCATCTTCTCCCTTGCCATGATAGTGGTGCAGAACCTTACAAACTCCTTCGGCACGGCGGTGCTGGCGGCCAACACCGTTGTAATGCGCGTGGACGGCTTTGCCATGATGCCCAACTTCACCTTCGGCTCGGCCATGACTACATACACTGGCCAGAATATGGGGGCGGGGCGGCTGGACCGCACCGAGAAGGGCGCGAAATCCGGGCTTATTATGGGCGTGTCCGTGTCGGTGGTGCTGGTGGGGCTGATACTGCTGTTCGGCAAGTACCTTATGCTCATGTTCACCGATACCCCGGAGGTTATCAGGCTGGGCCAGCAGATGCTGAACACCCTGGCGGTGGGATACATAGCCATGAGCGTCACCCAGATACTTTCCGGCGTAATGCGCGGCGCGGGCGACACCATGACTCCCATGTGGATCTCCTTTATCACCACCGTTATTGTTCGGGTGCCCGTGGCCTACGGCCTTGAGTTCCTCACCCGGCCCGAGGGCGGCGCAATGGGCTCCGGCGAGCCCACCCCGCTGTTCCTCTCGCTGCTGATATCCTGGGTAGTGGGCGCGGTGCTGACCACCATCGCCTATTTGAGGGGCAAGTGGAAGAAGAAGGCCATTACCGAGAAGGCCATGGAGGACTGA
- a CDS encoding AAA family ATPase encodes MTQPKALGIINEVRKTIIGKDTVVCKTLMAIIAGGHILLEDNPGVGKTTMALAFSRAMSMSFSRVQFTPETMPSDVVGYSVLGRESGKLEYRPGAIMCHLFLADEINRTSAKTQSALLEAMEEGQVTVDGVSRRLPRPYTVIATQNPLGTAGTQPLPESQLDRFMIRLSIGYPTAEQEIGILRQTEDKRPLESVRAAASLEEVTAMRGEAARVHVADDLYKYVADLCTATREDPALRLGASPRAGQALVRICRASAWMGGRDYVVPADIHLLFQDVMAHRVALEPQARLSGSDAPSVLEGVLSAVPAPKLLR; translated from the coding sequence ATGACGCAGCCAAAGGCGTTAGGTATAATAAACGAGGTGCGCAAGACCATAATCGGCAAGGACACTGTGGTGTGCAAGACCCTGATGGCCATTATCGCGGGAGGGCATATCCTTTTGGAGGACAACCCAGGCGTGGGCAAGACCACTATGGCCCTGGCTTTTTCCAGGGCCATGAGCATGAGCTTTTCCCGGGTACAGTTTACCCCAGAGACCATGCCCAGCGACGTGGTGGGCTACTCGGTGCTGGGAAGGGAGAGCGGGAAGCTGGAGTATAGGCCCGGAGCCATTATGTGCCATCTGTTCCTGGCCGACGAGATAAACCGCACCAGCGCCAAGACCCAGAGCGCCCTTTTGGAGGCCATGGAGGAGGGTCAGGTCACCGTGGACGGGGTGAGCCGCAGACTGCCGCGCCCGTATACGGTTATTGCCACCCAGAACCCCCTTGGTACAGCGGGCACCCAGCCCTTGCCGGAGAGCCAGCTGGACCGCTTTATGATAAGGCTCTCCATCGGCTATCCCACCGCTGAGCAGGAGATAGGCATTCTCAGGCAGACCGAGGACAAGCGCCCCCTTGAGAGCGTCCGGGCAGCCGCCAGTCTTGAGGAGGTTACGGCCATGCGGGGAGAGGCCGCCAGGGTCCACGTGGCCGACGATTTGTATAAATATGTGGCCGACCTGTGCACCGCCACCAGGGAGGACCCGGCTTTGCGCCTGGGGGCCAGCCCCCGGGCGGGACAAGCCCTTGTTCGGATATGCCGGGCCTCGGCCTGGATGGGCGGAAGGGACTATGTGGTGCCTGCGGACATACACCTGCTGTTCCAGGACGTTATGGCCCATAGAGTGGCGCTGGAGCCCCAGGCAAGGCTCTCCGGCAGCGACGCCCCTTCGGTGCTGGAGGGCGTGCTCTCCGCAGTGCCGGCGCCAAAGCTTCTGCGCTGA
- a CDS encoding DUF58 domain-containing protein codes for MLRNRLLYLFILLCTTAFLICFNGYYSWYVFLLSLTVPWLSLALSLPGMLTARATVEVGNGAARTAKSAALPLQVSARSRWFLPSGRVRVRLSIENTFTGEARRETLELSPGRRPQAVEQRLVSHTCGRIICRLSKARAYDLLGLFCLPVRLKAGSACQVIVQPNVYETLVGMGPRQAPDAESDRYSPTRPGGDPTEFFGLRGYRPGDRLNRVDWKLSQKSGGLLVREGSLPMAQRALLLMDLYGDSQEADLLMDALATLSHCLCWAEYVVGFPRGRQLTFIEVDSPEAGNMAVEAVLCHGDKGPFPAGTPLGAPQDIARIAYICPEPAPAALEMIGREYPSARLTVIHTRPLETGKGLPPDSCWAQVRPGSLAGDLEGLML; via the coding sequence ATGCTCAGAAACCGGCTATTGTATCTGTTCATACTGCTCTGCACCACAGCCTTCCTTATCTGCTTTAACGGCTACTACTCCTGGTATGTATTCCTGCTGTCCCTGACGGTGCCCTGGCTGTCCCTGGCGCTGTCCCTGCCGGGGATGCTTACCGCCAGGGCCACGGTGGAGGTGGGGAACGGCGCGGCCAGGACCGCCAAATCCGCCGCGCTGCCGCTGCAGGTGTCCGCCCGGAGCCGCTGGTTCCTGCCGTCCGGGCGGGTTCGGGTACGGCTGAGTATTGAGAACACCTTTACCGGCGAGGCTCGGCGGGAGACCCTGGAGCTCTCGCCGGGGCGCAGGCCCCAGGCGGTGGAGCAGCGGCTTGTTTCCCATACCTGCGGGCGGATAATCTGCCGGCTCTCTAAGGCCCGGGCCTATGACCTGCTGGGCCTTTTTTGTCTACCGGTGCGGCTGAAGGCGGGGAGCGCGTGCCAGGTCATCGTGCAGCCCAACGTCTATGAGACTCTTGTGGGCATGGGCCCCCGCCAGGCCCCGGACGCGGAAAGCGACCGCTATTCCCCCACAAGACCAGGCGGGGACCCCACGGAGTTTTTCGGCCTTAGGGGCTATAGGCCCGGGGACAGGCTTAACCGGGTGGACTGGAAGCTCTCCCAGAAGTCCGGAGGGCTTTTGGTGCGGGAGGGCAGCCTGCCCATGGCCCAGCGGGCCCTGCTGCTTATGGACTTATATGGGGACAGCCAGGAGGCGGACCTGCTTATGGATGCCCTTGCCACCTTGAGCCACTGCCTTTGCTGGGCGGAGTATGTGGTGGGCTTCCCCAGGGGCCGACAGTTGACGTTTATTGAGGTGGACAGCCCGGAGGCGGGGAATATGGCCGTGGAGGCGGTGCTCTGCCATGGGGACAAGGGGCCCTTCCCGGCGGGGACGCCCCTGGGAGCGCCACAGGATATTGCCCGGATAGCTTACATCTGTCCTGAGCCGGCCCCGGCCGCACTGGAGATGATAGGCCGGGAGTATCCCTCGGCCCGGCTGACGGTGATACACACCCGGCCCCTGGAAACAGGGAAGGGCCTGCCGCCGGATTCCTGCTGGGCGCAGGTGCGTCCCGGGTCGCTGGCGGGGGACCTGGAAGGGCTTATGCTGTAA
- a CDS encoding NCS2 family permease, which produces MLEKLLALFKLKEHGTDVKTEVIAGITTFLSMAYILAVNPSMLAAAGMDQGAVFTATAVSAAIATIIMGVFANYPVALASGMGLNAYFAYTVVPMVAGMGITDPWKVALTAILVEGIIFIILSIFKFRETLVNSVPANLKYGISAGIGLFISIVGLKGAGIVTTDAFAIVGEDGTATVSSSTLVAMGDLGSPQVVLAFVGLILIGVMWHFKVKGAILWGILGTWVLGIIAELAGWYVVNPDAGVYSLIPNFSSGILPPSLAPTFFKFDFSFVAGHFVNFAAIVFAFLFVDLFDTVGTLIGVADQGNLLNDKGELPNAGPALMSDAIGTVAGAVLGTSTVTSYVESTAGVAEGGRTGLTAISTAVMFVLALFLSPIFLAIPSFATTPALLFVGLLMMKSVLKMKFDGDIADVVGGFLALVMMPFTYSIANGIMFGIVAWVLLKVCTAKVKDIHPVMWVAFGLFVLRIITLVAGV; this is translated from the coding sequence ATTTTGGAAAAGCTTCTGGCACTTTTTAAGCTGAAGGAGCACGGCACCGACGTGAAGACAGAGGTCATCGCCGGTATTACCACGTTCCTGTCCATGGCCTACATACTGGCGGTGAACCCCAGTATGCTGGCCGCCGCCGGCATGGACCAGGGCGCTGTCTTTACCGCAACGGCAGTGTCCGCGGCCATCGCGACCATTATCATGGGCGTTTTCGCCAACTACCCGGTGGCCCTGGCCTCGGGCATGGGGCTTAACGCCTACTTCGCCTATACCGTTGTGCCCATGGTGGCCGGTATGGGCATAACCGACCCCTGGAAGGTGGCCCTGACCGCCATCCTGGTAGAGGGCATCATCTTCATAATCCTCTCCATCTTCAAGTTCAGGGAGACTCTGGTGAACTCTGTGCCCGCCAACCTCAAGTATGGCATCTCCGCCGGCATAGGCCTTTTCATCTCCATTGTGGGACTGAAGGGCGCGGGCATCGTCACCACTGACGCTTTCGCTATTGTGGGCGAGGACGGCACGGCGACGGTCAGCTCCTCCACCCTGGTGGCTATGGGCGATCTGGGCTCTCCCCAGGTGGTCCTGGCCTTTGTGGGCCTGATACTTATCGGCGTTATGTGGCATTTCAAGGTAAAGGGCGCTATCCTCTGGGGCATTCTTGGCACCTGGGTGCTGGGCATTATCGCGGAGCTGGCGGGCTGGTACGTGGTGAATCCCGACGCGGGCGTCTACTCTCTGATACCCAACTTCAGCAGCGGTATTCTGCCGCCGTCCCTGGCCCCCACCTTCTTCAAGTTTGACTTCAGCTTTGTGGCCGGGCACTTTGTGAACTTCGCGGCCATAGTGTTCGCCTTCCTGTTCGTGGACCTGTTCGACACCGTGGGCACCCTTATCGGCGTTGCCGACCAGGGGAATCTCTTAAACGATAAGGGCGAACTGCCCAACGCGGGCCCTGCCCTTATGAGCGACGCTATCGGCACCGTGGCGGGCGCTGTGCTGGGCACCTCTACGGTCACCAGCTACGTGGAGTCCACCGCAGGCGTGGCCGAGGGCGGCCGGACAGGCCTTACGGCCATCTCCACCGCGGTGATGTTCGTGCTGGCCCTGTTCCTTTCCCCCATCTTCCTGGCCATCCCCAGCTTTGCCACCACCCCGGCCCTGCTGTTTGTGGGCCTGCTGATGATGAAGTCCGTCCTGAAGATGAAGTTCGACGGCGACATCGCGGACGTTGTGGGCGGTTTCCTGGCCCTTGTGATGATGCCCTTCACCTATTCCATCGCCAACGGCATTATGTTCGGCATCGTGGCCTGGGTCCTTCTGAAGGTCTGCACCGCCAAGGTGAAGGATATCCACCCGGTAATGTGGGTTGCCTTCGGGCTGTTCGTGCTGCGCATTATTACGCTGGTGGCGGGCGTGTAA
- a CDS encoding GNAT family N-acetyltransferase codes for MAIKLYPTPGDLLRDNSAFFEKYEVQAQLNRGNAAAHMDEPCTPALLFGRVELSGKPVLLFGNTLPRHLCLNAAPDAAGIDKAITELAGYLRENSIEITGVTGRDSLCRAFMKAYDGEFRLREALDIMVLETLIVPPPCPGTVQKAAMSDLDLIVDWKCALIREAIGEEPVPEQLRETTLDQLKRSVVWLMRDPSGEPVSMANSGRMLERGACVSGVYTPPEHRGKGYCQNTVAALCRELLACGKSYVTLFVDKKNPISNRVYRKIGFDILEDSSDYRLV; via the coding sequence ATGGCCATAAAACTCTACCCCACCCCTGGGGATCTTCTTCGGGACAACAGCGCATTTTTTGAAAAGTACGAGGTACAGGCCCAGCTGAACCGGGGCAACGCCGCCGCCCATATGGACGAGCCCTGTACTCCCGCCCTGCTCTTTGGCAGGGTGGAGCTTAGCGGCAAGCCGGTCCTGCTCTTCGGCAACACCCTGCCCCGACACCTCTGCCTAAATGCCGCCCCGGACGCTGCGGGTATAGACAAAGCTATAACAGAACTTGCCGGGTACCTTCGTGAGAATAGTATAGAGATAACCGGCGTCACCGGTCGCGACTCTCTCTGCCGGGCGTTTATGAAAGCCTATGACGGAGAGTTCCGGCTGCGTGAAGCCTTGGACATTATGGTGCTGGAGACCCTCATAGTGCCCCCGCCCTGCCCCGGCACGGTCCAAAAAGCCGCCATGTCGGACCTGGACCTCATAGTGGACTGGAAATGCGCCCTTATCCGCGAGGCCATAGGAGAGGAGCCTGTGCCGGAACAGCTCAGGGAGACCACCCTCGACCAGCTAAAGCGCTCCGTCGTCTGGCTCATGCGGGACCCCTCCGGCGAACCTGTCTCCATGGCTAACTCGGGCAGGATGCTGGAGCGCGGGGCCTGTGTCTCCGGCGTGTACACCCCGCCGGAGCACCGTGGTAAAGGCTACTGTCAGAATACTGTCGCTGCGCTATGCAGGGAGCTCCTTGCCTGCGGCAAGTCGTATGTGACCCTATTTGTTGATAAGAAAAACCCGATCTCCAACCGGGTTTACCGGAAGATCGGGTTTGACATTCTTGAGGATTCGAGTGATTATAGATTGGTGTGA
- a CDS encoding IreB family regulatory phosphoprotein, translated as MDNSTITFSLDEVREADMKRILLTVYDALKEKGYNPISQLVGYLLSEDPTYITTHNNARSLIRRIDRDELLKAMVRSYLGE; from the coding sequence ATGGATAACAGCACGATAACCTTCTCGCTGGACGAGGTGCGGGAGGCTGACATGAAGCGCATACTTCTGACGGTGTATGACGCGCTGAAGGAGAAGGGGTATAACCCCATAAGCCAGCTGGTGGGGTATCTCCTCTCGGAGGACCCGACCTATATCACGACGCACAACAACGCCAGGAGCCTTATCCGGCGGATAGACCGGGACGAGCTTTTAAAGGCCATGGTGCGGTCATACCTGGGCGAATAG
- a CDS encoding cold-shock protein: protein MNGTVKWFNAEKGYGFISNDEGGEDVFVHFSAIQAEGFKTLEEGQKVTFETEPDPKNSEKLRAVNVIKL from the coding sequence ATGAACGGTACAGTCAAGTGGTTCAACGCAGAGAAGGGTTATGGCTTCATTTCCAACGACGAGGGCGGCGAGGACGTCTTCGTGCATTTCTCCGCCATCCAGGCCGAGGGCTTCAAGACCCTGGAGGAGGGCCAGAAGGTTACTTTTGAGACCGAGCCCGATCCCAAGAACAGCGAGAAGCTGCGCGCTGTTAACGTTATAAAGCTGTAA
- a CDS encoding histidine phosphatase family protein encodes MKSYVIHLLRAMPSQGALEGRYVGRAQSPLPMGAVAELAEFKREYKYPQGELYCASPAVSCVDTLKILYPQAQPEVVLDLAECDFGDWENKTAEELKDEPGFPEWLMGQGAPPNGESGQVFFQRICRGFQLLVQNMMARGVTPAVLVTHAGVMTSILAAFGLPKAAPQDWLCDGGFGYSVRITPGLWMREPVMEVFARVPKLEDK; translated from the coding sequence ATGAAGTCATACGTGATACACCTTCTGCGTGCCATGCCGTCCCAGGGCGCTCTGGAGGGCCGGTATGTGGGCCGGGCCCAGTCGCCGCTGCCCATGGGGGCGGTGGCGGAGCTGGCGGAGTTTAAGCGGGAGTATAAGTATCCCCAGGGAGAGCTCTACTGTGCGAGCCCTGCGGTGTCCTGCGTGGACACGCTGAAAATTCTGTACCCGCAGGCCCAGCCTGAGGTGGTGCTGGACCTGGCGGAGTGCGACTTCGGGGACTGGGAGAATAAGACGGCGGAGGAGCTGAAAGACGAGCCGGGGTTCCCGGAGTGGCTTATGGGCCAGGGGGCCCCGCCGAACGGCGAGAGCGGACAGGTGTTTTTCCAGCGGATATGCAGGGGCTTCCAGCTGCTGGTGCAGAACATGATGGCAAGGGGCGTTACACCGGCGGTGCTGGTGACCCACGCGGGGGTGATGACCTCCATACTCGCCGCCTTCGGTCTGCCGAAAGCGGCGCCCCAGGACTGGCTCTGTGACGGCGGGTTCGGGTATTCGGTGCGCATAACCCCGGGGCTCTGGATGCGCGAGCCGGTGATGGAGGTCTTTGCCAGGGTCCCAAAGCTGGAGGATAAGTAA
- the pheT gene encoding phenylalanine--tRNA ligase subunit beta — MLISMNWINDFVDLRGLDIPALIQRFTLSTAEVEDVYEMGRDLRGVVAGKILSVENHPDSKKLHLLKVDGGDKIYDVVCGAPNVREGLIVPFVKEGGMVGGQEISMAVLAGYESHGMCCSEKELGISADHSGLMELPDDTPVGRDMTELYGIIDTVFEVDNKSLTNRPDLWGHYGIAREFAALSGRELKPLETVSLEQFDELDPIDIEVEDKELCYRYTGLKVRNITKKVSPVDMRIRLFYCGSRAINLLADLTNYLMLEMGQPMHAFDCAKVDSIRVKRFDAPFTFTTLDGTERKVDENTLMICTKSGNGLEDTPVAVAGIMGGLDSEIEDDTDSLLLESANFDGASVRKSSTRLGLRTDASMRYEKTLDPEMTVPAIGRFMKLLLDIDPGAQVISRLTDVYVKRYPQVELSFDKAYVDRYTGIEIEDKRIIETLLSLGFGAKQEGDRFTVQVPSWRATKDVTIKADIIEEITRIYGYDNFEIKTTVSPLYPQRKSVQNKADNFVKDLLVQTYKLHEVHSYIWQDARKCKILGIEPEENVKLINAQTPDHEIIRRSMGPTLLSVLQENRAFSADFGVFEIGRVAEGLNGDGLADEHKKLGIALFSRTEGEKELYMRLIGMVKALLRSVKRVEPELANCEPRFKWQHPRNTAVIMAGGESLGWVCTLTPSVLRNIDRKAAVVCGELDMDAFAGLTAGELGYKEPSRFPGIDIDLSVVLPEGMRFADMEPAWEGAGHLTGVSLIDSFQQAGRRSLTLRFGFSSTEKTLSKEEVQPIVDGIVEKLGAAGAVLRS; from the coding sequence TTAAAGGTGGACGGCGGGGACAAGATATACGACGTGGTCTGCGGCGCGCCCAACGTAAGGGAGGGTCTTATCGTACCCTTTGTGAAGGAGGGCGGCATGGTGGGCGGCCAGGAGATATCTATGGCTGTGCTGGCGGGGTATGAGAGCCACGGTATGTGCTGCTCCGAAAAGGAGCTGGGCATCTCCGCCGACCATTCCGGGCTCATGGAGCTGCCCGACGATACCCCGGTGGGCCGGGACATGACGGAGCTCTACGGCATAATAGACACCGTGTTCGAGGTGGACAACAAGTCCCTGACAAACCGCCCGGACCTCTGGGGCCACTACGGCATAGCCAGGGAGTTCGCGGCCCTGTCCGGGCGGGAGCTTAAACCCTTGGAGACCGTCTCTCTTGAGCAGTTCGACGAACTCGACCCCATAGACATCGAGGTGGAGGATAAGGAGCTCTGCTATAGGTACACAGGGCTTAAAGTGAGGAATATCACCAAGAAGGTGAGCCCGGTGGATATGCGCATAAGGCTCTTCTACTGCGGCAGCAGGGCAATAAACCTTTTGGCGGACCTTACCAATTATCTCATGCTGGAGATGGGCCAGCCCATGCACGCCTTTGACTGCGCCAAGGTGGACAGCATAAGGGTGAAGCGCTTTGACGCTCCCTTTACCTTCACCACCCTGGACGGCACGGAGCGTAAAGTGGACGAGAACACTTTGATGATATGCACCAAGTCCGGCAACGGACTTGAAGATACGCCTGTTGCCGTTGCCGGTATCATGGGCGGCCTGGACTCCGAGATAGAGGACGACACGGACAGTCTGCTTTTAGAGTCGGCGAACTTCGACGGGGCTTCGGTACGCAAGTCCTCTACCCGGCTGGGGCTTCGGACGGACGCCTCCATGCGCTATGAGAAGACCCTGGACCCGGAGATGACCGTGCCGGCTATCGGGCGCTTTATGAAGCTGCTGCTGGACATCGACCCGGGGGCCCAGGTGATTTCAAGGCTGACGGACGTTTACGTTAAGCGCTATCCCCAGGTGGAGCTGAGCTTTGACAAGGCCTATGTAGACAGGTATACCGGCATAGAGATAGAGGACAAGAGGATTATTGAGACGCTTTTGTCCTTGGGCTTCGGGGCCAAGCAGGAGGGCGACAGGTTCACCGTGCAGGTGCCCAGCTGGCGGGCCACCAAGGACGTGACCATTAAAGCGGACATCATCGAGGAGATAACCCGCATTTACGGCTATGACAACTTCGAGATAAAGACCACCGTCAGCCCCTTGTACCCACAGAGAAAGAGCGTGCAGAATAAGGCGGACAACTTTGTTAAGGACCTTTTGGTGCAGACGTATAAGCTCCACGAGGTGCACTCCTATATCTGGCAGGACGCGAGAAAGTGCAAGATTTTGGGGATAGAGCCCGAGGAGAACGTGAAGCTGATAAACGCCCAGACCCCGGACCACGAAATAATACGCCGGAGCATGGGGCCGACGCTGCTGTCGGTTTTGCAGGAGAACAGGGCGTTTTCTGCGGACTTCGGCGTGTTCGAGATAGGCCGGGTGGCCGAGGGGCTTAATGGGGACGGCCTTGCGGACGAGCACAAGAAGCTGGGGATAGCCCTCTTTAGCAGGACCGAGGGGGAGAAGGAGCTCTATATGCGGCTAATCGGCATGGTGAAGGCCCTTTTAAGGAGCGTCAAGCGGGTGGAGCCGGAGCTTGCCAACTGCGAGCCGAGGTTCAAGTGGCAGCACCCCAGGAACACCGCCGTTATTATGGCGGGGGGCGAGTCCCTGGGCTGGGTGTGCACACTGACCCCCTCGGTGCTGAGGAATATCGACCGCAAGGCGGCGGTAGTCTGCGGAGAGCTGGACATGGACGCGTTCGCCGGATTGACTGCGGGAGAGCTTGGCTATAAAGAGCCCAGCAGGTTCCCGGGGATAGACATCGACCTGTCGGTGGTGCTGCCCGAGGGAATGCGCTTTGCGGACATGGAGCCGGCCTGGGAGGGCGCGGGGCACCTTACGGGGGTAAGTCTTATCGACTCCTTCCAGCAGGCCGGGCGCAGGAGCCTGACGCTGAGGTTCGGGTTCTCGTCCACGGAGAAGACCCTCTCCAAGGAGGAGGTACAGCCCATTGTGGACGGAATTGTGGAAAAGCTTGGGGCTGCGGGGGCTGTGCTCAGGAGCTAA